Below is a genomic region from Helianthus annuus cultivar XRQ/B chromosome 2, HanXRQr2.0-SUNRISE, whole genome shotgun sequence.
ttacaacggtattattaataccacccgatctttaaaacgtaacttacgcattttcggaaaaatactagtgaacgcgtattttgacaagagtattattttgaggaaaattatgtgaaataaaatataatatctttgggaaaaatatttatatttcggagttagaattaaaatatatattaagtgagacttaataatatattccgaagatacagaagcgcacatgtattaaaacccccatccttgggaaggaaaatatttaccaaataattactaagtgtaaacacgaaatagttgtctaactatttcccaaaaacttaaaccttaaactaaggcacagccatccgtctaatagaaattagtacgtgtaggtgtcgcacagcagattgatcaggagattttcttgatagagacgcaccactgtgagttcatgtcccccttttctcttaactgttttcagttttctaaactgcggggtgaaatacatgttactatgactacgaatactttttacatggtatggttagcgtaaggagggttactacttagatcatgtgagtgggtaggcgcaacttgaggccattaatcctcattgtaggaccgagggacagtagcggtagatctatctgggtgtagcgagcccagccccaggcccagcataacggacctcggggtgactttgtacccaacgccaaatccgctaggtttgagtcttcctacttgcacttcacacatatcaatggccttgcaaaccattggtgatctctttttccttatttgctacataccaggattttatacatacaaaggttttttactcacttacacatgaactcgctcaacaattattgttgatttttccaacttacatgtatttcagggaactaaagatctggcgcggtatgctacgctgtcccgctgcataagagttatgaggtcatccaagtttaggggatgtgactttttcctggacgagtcacagtccttaaactgcgtttatttcatgttggtgttgtgtctttcaaacaatgtttttatgttatcaggttgtagtgtccgttgcatgagtcaacgccttaagacaatgttgtgttacttatgttttaaaacttaatttaatggatgatcttgcatggttttagtttcatatagctttgttatgattaagctatggtattaagaagtcacaccaaattaaccacgcttccgcaaagccagggtgtgacagacgGAAGGCTAAAACCTCCCGACGGAAAGAAGGGTAAATTGTCCAAGCCCGGTTAAAACACCAAGGGTAGTTGAGCGATAAAAGCCAAGGACGTAGGACTTATCGTCAAGACAATGACGTATGTTCATTGCATGTCTAGGATCTTAACATCTACACGAGAGTAGGGATAACATTTCGATACCAGTACTCGTACCAGTATCAATACCGATCAAATTCCGTGCTAATTCAGTATCgacttttttggcgttttcggGATTGGTATAATCGGTTCGGTACCGATGTTTACCAtttttttaccttcaaataccgtatCATACCGATCATTTTCAACACCGATGCATTCGGTATGATACCGAGATTCACTCTTCACCtagatgccgcagaaaataatgaggAGAGTGAGAATCGAACCTGAGTCACAAGAAACATCAATTCTACCCCGAACCACTCCacccaatgttttaaaatccaGTTTTTATACGGTACCGGATTTGGCTCAGAAACAGTTTAACCGGGTATATCAGGCGGTTCAACCAGGTATACCGGATGGTTTAACCGCTTAGACCGGACGATTCAACCGGTACAACCGGTCGGTTTAAACCGGTTTTAAAACATTgactccaccactacctcattaCTTCTAACTTTAAAATTAATCACCTCTTCTCCTTTTTATTAACGCCCCTAATCCAGCTCGAGCAGCGATTTCTGTGACTTCAGGTGGCAATATTTTCTGCTGGTAAGTTCCATCTTTGCAAGTTCTTGGCTAATTTCAGTGTCCAATCACTTGTTTGTCAATGGGTTTGCAACATTGAGATGTAGGTACAAAACCATTGTTTTTTATTTTGTGctcaccaagtgtttgataaaaatCCCCAATGAAAGCATTAGTAGTAGGAAGCAGTATTACTTGGTTCCTTTTGGCAAAAGTGGTGTGTTGCATTACCTAAAAGAAACTGATTCCATTAtagttgtgattattttgtgagaTTTATTCCAAATTTTGCTTGATCATTGTGCAGTCCTTATTATGCCTTGTTTGAAGGAAAGAATGGGGATACAAAAAAGCTCCAATCTTTTAATATAATCAAAAAGTTGCaataaagtttttatttttaggtGTAGTAGTCAAAGGTTCAGCACTGCAAACTTGCAAAGATGCAAAAAAAGGCcaaaatttgcaaaaaaaaaaaaaaaaaaaaccctctctGAACTAGTCTAAAACAAGCCAAAAAAAAACCAGCTTAAAACATGTCTTAAACAGGCCTAGAACACATGTGCGCCTAGCATGTGCTTTTTAAGCGCCTTTGTCTAGCGGACAGGGTCAGTCTTTGCGCCATGAGCTGCCTGATTAGGAGAATTTGTCATTTTTCAATACAGGGTTTTTTAATGCATCTTTTGTTATAAAAAGATCATGTTGACACTAACATCGGGCTTTCCACAATAATTGCAGGGCACTGTCCCAAGGCATAGAAGTCTATATATGTGTTGAAGAGTCGTATTTTATATATTGCCAACAGCCGTTCTTCCAATGCTCAGGCTTCTTATTGGAGGTAGGTAAGACTCTTTATTCTTGCCGTCTATCATCATCTTATTAAAtatttgttgttattattattatcgcTTGCTTCTAATTTAATTATTCGCATTATAAAGATCTTATTTTACTTGGTTCCTTTAGTTCATATATGATAAAGAAGTAACAAGTAAAATTATACCTATAAatagtttttagcatttttttAATAACGAACACTCACATACGTGATGCGCGCACATCGGCTTTTGTGATCAAAACGCATTGGAGCACCACACGCTTTTTATAATCATGCATAGTTTCTGCAGATTAATGTCGGCTGACTAGATTTGTTGTGTTTTCTTTTCCCAGATCGCTGCCAAACTGCAAAAGTAACTACTTTCCTAAACTTATTCGCTCTAGTCGGTGCCTTCACACATCGTTTTCCCCTGTTCCAAATTATCTACAAACTTCATCAAACGAAAGTGGGAGCAGTGTTCGGAATATTGATGTTGACCTTTTATTTCACTCAAGCACAAATATCCACATCGCCAAACGCGTTCACGCATTACTTATTGTGTTGGGGAAGGTCCAAAGTTTATTCATTTCCACCCGACTTCTCAATCTTTATTCCAATCTCGGTACCATCTCTTTATGTCAACAAACTTTTGATCAAATCCCAACAAAAGATGTTTACACATGGAACTCTATTATATCCGCATACGTCCGCAACGGTATTCCTAGTGATGCCGTAAATTGTTTATACAAAATGTTGACGTCCGAAATAAAGCCCGATTTTTATACTTTCCCACCTGTTTTAAAAGCGTGTCGGGATTTAAACAATGGGAGTAGAATACACGCGTTGATTTTAAAAACGGGCTTGGAATGGGATGTCTTTGTGGCTGCTTCGTTAGTGCATATGTACTGTCGGTTTGGTTTGTTCGATGCCGCTTACCAAATTTTCGAAAACATGCCGTTTCGAGACATGGGTTGCTGGAACGCGATAATCTCGGGGTTTTGTCAGAACGGAAAAGGCGAAAAGGCGTTGGAGGTATTGGATGAGATGAGACTCGAAGGGATTAAAATGGATTCTGTAACGGTATCTACTATTCTTCCGGTTTGTGCGCAGATGGATGATATGGTGCAAGGTAGATTGACGCATTTGTACATTGTGAAACATGGGTTGGAGTCCGATTTGTTTGTCGGCAATGCGTTTATTAACTTTTATGCGAAGTTTGGTGAAGTGGAGCATGCGCAGAAGTTTTTTGATAATTTGGTGACGAGAGATTTGGTATCGTGGAATTCGATAATTGCTGCTTATGAGCAGAATAATAATCCGGATCGCGCGCTTAACTTTTTTTACGAGATGCAAATGAATGGATTCAAGCCTGATTTGTTGACGCTCGTAAGTGTTGCTTCGAGTATTGCTCAGTCTCGGGATTCTCGAACTAGTAGATGTGTACATGGTTTCATACTACGGAGATGTTGGTTTGAAAAGGATGTGATAATCGGGAACGCGGCGGTTGACATGTATGCAAAACTCGGAGATGTTGACTCAGCACGGAAATTGTTCGATAAGATCCATCTTAAAGATGTGGTTTCGTGGAACACGATGATTACAGGCTACGGTCAAAACGGGCTTGCGGATGAAGCCATTGAAGTGTACCGCATGATGGTAGGAACCGAATACGTCACACCTAACCAAGGAACGTGGGCCAGCATTATACCAGCTTATGCGCATATCGGAGCGTTAAAAGAAGGGGCGACAACCCATGGGCGGGTTCTGAAAACGGGCCTGCTTTTGGATGTCTTCATAGGAACATGTTTAATCGATCTTTACGGAAAATGCGGGAAAGTGGAAGACACGATGAACCTGTTTTATGAAGTACCGAAAACGAGTTCGGTCCCATGGAATGCTGTGATATCATGTGTTGGCATACATGGACACGGAGAAACGTCTTTGAAGCTGTTTAGAAACATGCTCGATGACGGTGTTCGGCCCGACGCTATAACTTTCATTTCCTTATTATCGGCATGTAGCCATTCGGGTTTAGTCGAGCAGGGTGAGTGGTGCTTCGACGTCATGCAACGTGACTACGGGATCAAACCGTGCTTAAAGCACTATGGATGCTTTGTTGATTTGTTGGGTCGGGCCGGACAATTAGAAAAGGCGTATAATTTTATAATAAGTATGCCTTTACAGCCCGATGCTTCGGTTTGGGGTGCTCTTTTGGGTGCGTGTCGGATTCACGGAAATGCTGATTTGGGTAAGGTGGCTTCAGATAGATTATTAGAAGTTGATCCGGATAACGTCGGATATTACGTCTTATTGTCAAACATATACGCAAATGCCGGCAAATGGGATGGTGTGAATACGGTGAGATCATTGGCTACGAGTAAGGGATTAAAGAAAACTCCGGGATGGAGCTCGATTGAGTTAAACAATAAAATGGAGGTTTTTTACACCGGGAACCAATCACATCCCCAGTGCGATCAAATATACGAAGAGTTGGAAACGTTAACGGCAAAAATGAAGATTCTTGGGTATATTCCGGATTATAGTTTTGTGTTGCAGGATGTTGAGGAGGATGAAAAGCAGCATATTCTTAGTAGTCATAGTGAGAGATTGGCAATCGCGTATGGGATTATTAATACTCCTGCGCGAACGGCTATTAGAATATTTAAGAATTTGCGCGTATGTGGGGATTGTCATAACGCTACTAAGTTTATATCTAGAATCACTGAGAGGGAAATCATTGTGAGGGATTCTAATCGGTTTCATAACTTTAAAGATGGAGTATGTTCTTGTGGTGATTATTGGTGATATAAGTTCACTCTACTCCTTGGTACAGTGCGCGTCTTCCTGTTGTTTTATTAGTGTTCTGAGAAGGGCCTTTTTGCTGCATATTTATTTAACACATGATGGCTAGTCTTGGCGGCGTCTAGAGGAGGTTGGTGATCTCTTTCTATATGGAGTTGGTTTATTTGTACAATTACGattacattttatttaattttactgAATACGCTTCCATTTGACCGACTTCTAATCGGTTTTCATCTGTTTTGGTTTCTATTATTTCAGGGTTTGGTCAAGCTGTCTGATTTATCTGTGAAAAGCCGAGGCTCAAAGGGGCGTGTTATTAAAGTGCAAACTGATGGTGAAGGTATCGACTTCTGAGCCTATAGATTATAGAACATGTTTTTATGAGGCTGATGATAGTCAATGAATTCGAATTTATAGAAGTTTGCTTTGTGCTTTTAGATGAGAAAGACATCAAGTTAAAATCATATGATAAAGAAATacttaatgttttatttttatcatcttaaaagatttaaaaatcatAAAACCTTCTATGCTGCTTTACTAAAATAGTTCAGATTATTAATGTCATAATACACTTTTGTAATCATATTCGACAAATTTGTTCTTAATAAAATTCAACAGAAGTGTTTGTGAGTCTgctcaaccccccccccccccgggttGTTAATGACAAATAGCGATAacgtacctatatgctacatatcGAACAACGATAAATAGCggacggctattttataaatagcgatacattagaaaaaaaattaaaatattttatatgtataatatatCATAATgccctggtatatatgctattttacatgtatatttaacaaaaacctaaaatctagctattttatagctatatttaattgctatttatattaaaaaaacaaaaagaaaattaaGCGTCGCTATTCTCGCTATCcatcgctacaaccctaatagcgacACTAAACCTATAAGCGACGTAGCGCGCTGTTTTTCTATACGAACCCGTGGGTCGACCCACTTCTCGTGGCAGCTCCAGATGGGTATTTGACCCATTTAATTATTAGCAGGAATTAGTTTTGGGGGGATCAGTTCTGGGAGCAAGTAGAGGGCGGTTTTCTAGCGGTTATTATCTTCTTTTCTTTTATGTTAAATAGGGCAGAATAGGCCGTGTTTTAGATGTCTATGTTTATTATATGAAAATTAAGGTTTTTATACCTTTGTAATGGAGATTTAATCCTTCTCGAATTGGATTATTCTATCAATTTAAAGTTTCTATCATTTTTTCCAAATGTTTTGCTAGCTGTATGTATGTAGGTTTTGCTTCTAGAGATAAGATGGCCTGCAGTTAGAACTGATGTGTGTGAAACACAAACACCTGGATGCCCCACAACATTTACATCTatatagggtatgtttggcaaaactAGCTGGAAGCTGGtcgctgtagctttttagatattaaggtgtttggcagagtagctggagcttttaataaaatgtataaaatgaccaaaatgggcataaataaaaaaaaaaacataatactaAACGtaatcacacacacaaacacacccacacacacacacacacatatatatatatatataagttatatctcaaatgaataaaacatgAGAACGTTTATTAATCGCAATAGGGTGATCCATAGAACATCAAAAGTTAAACTAACTTGGCTAATATTCTCTCTAAGGAAGGGTGATTGACAGAAATTCCTGATTCATGTACTGGGATAATGTTTGCTTATGCCCCTaaatttaaagtttttttttacatctagagttggttttttttttttttttttttttttttttttttggcaaaaatTCCTGGAATTTACTCATAGAATCATATATAGGTAGATTGTCAAAACACATTTGAGTAGATTcaggggcatttttgtcattttagacTCTAGTTGTGACAATCTTTGAATTTAAGGGCATTCTGTCATTTTACATTTTTGACAAGCTTTTATTTATTTAGTGGTATTTAAATATTTTTGTTTGAATTGACATAGCTGAAACCTAATTGATACTTTGGTGCCTCTGAAGCTGTTTAACATTTGGGTGGCTTTAGTGAATACTTTTGATTCCTGGGTTAAACTATGTATATAAAATTGAAACTGAAACCAAAGTCATCGGTtaatctattttattaaccaatcggttTTCGGTTAAACAGTTTGGTTTATTCAGTTAGATTGTcggtttttggtttttggtttggtttggtttatttcggttaataaccaaaacCAAACCTGGGCTAAATATTATTGCTTAAAAATACATAAAATGGAGGTAtgaatacatgaaatggatgtatatATACACGAAATTGAGGTATAGAACatgaaataaatgaaatggaGCTACAAAACatgaaatatatgaaaatatgaatggttcgGTTCAGTTGATTTTGGTTAACCGATGGTACAAAGAAGCAGATAACTGATTTTCGGTTATTCAGTTTTTGGTTAATTTGCTTTTCGGTTTGCTTTGTTTTTTGGTTCGGTTATTGTTCACCCTTAGATTCTGTTAATCACATAAGATACCAATTTTTGTTATCTTTTTATACAATTATCACCTTAACAAAACCAACAGGACATTTGAATTCACATTGTGTTGCCACCATATATGATCTTCTTTTCTTTACCACTCTCTATATTATAGTTATTGAGTTCTAGAGTTGACCAACTTGCACAATCTGCTTTGACTTTGCAAGGTTTTAAAGGGTATTTTTAATTTAACTATTGTATTTAATAAAATGAAATAATttctgttttttgtttttttttttttttttttttttttttttgcaacagCATTGTGAAAAACACTGTAAAGGGTCCTTCTCAAAACCTACTAGAATCGGTGGCTCAGCTGATTGCAACGACAACCTTAAACAATCACTCACAAATATCCGTGTCGTCGTTGGAAAGCCTCACGTTGCGGTTCCTGGTCCTCTCGACTATTTAGGTGTCGAGCTTATTAGATATCGAAGCACCGATATGCCCGTTTAAGAttgttatttaagttgatttTTGCCATATGTCAATTTGCATTCTGCTACCTTTATAATTCTCCAACAACTTGTTTTTGTTCAATTGTAACCCCACCAATATCCCGCTAGCAAATGAGATCAGATAAAACATAAAACCATCGCAAGGCAAAACCAGTGATGACTGGATTCGAACTCGAGAGTTGAGACCTCTGTGATGCTTACCATTGCGTAGAGATGTACATTATCCGGTTAACTGAACCAGTTTTTAAGAACCGAACTTCGTAACTGAAATCACATGAACCGGTTAGGTTCGATATCCGAACCCGTTTCACCTCTCCAGAAGAAAAACCGAACTGAATCCGGCTTGGCAAAAACTGCTTTGGAAACCGGTTCCAAATTGGTAAGAAAAACTGGTCCAGTTATTTGGTTTTATTGAAtataaaaatctataaaaaaaagaatattggattttaataatcccaactattcgttGTTGACCGTAACAGTGCTAGCTTAAAAGATAACCACTGACAGttccaactattaacatattggtctccgatggaccctgactaacagaaccctaacgccgttagtctctggtcaccggaaaaacgtttttggccagaaaaaaggtttctaaaggtcTGATCTAAGGTTACTAAGAGGGAtgagacgaaaatgttgagttctCCGGGCAAAAAGAAGTTTTCCGGTGAAAAAGGAGTTTTCCGATGACCTCAATAATTAGGGATTTTACTAGAAAATGGTTCCTAAAGATCCGTAATaagttacaaagaggtttgggacgaaaagGTTGAGTTTTCCTGCCCAAATAGAGTTTTCCGACAAAAAACGTTTTTCCGACGACCGGAGAttaacggcgttagggttctgttagtcagggtccattggatgCCAATATATTAATCGTTGGGGCTGCCaatggttatttttgaagttgataTTGTTAAGGCCAACAGCGAATAATTGGAATTATTAAATTTCAATATTCCTAAAAAAAGTGGTTATTTTTATCCTAAAATAGttcaaaaactataaaaatttaaTAAATTGAACTCATAAACTTTTTTGTCATCAGAACGATTAAAAAATGTGGGTGTAAGAACTGGTTTGGGAAGCGAAACCAGTGTTTCAAACCGGTCTAAAAATCCAACCAAACTGGGGAGACCCGGACCGGTTTGACCAAGAACCAGCCAATCTAGAAACCTGTTTGAAACTGGTTTTGGTTACTGAAAATAAAAACGAAATGTTCATTACGCCATCTACTAGGTTTGTGTAACGGGATCAACCGGTGTAACTTTCTTatctttctcacacttttggtctttaaccttaccctatatatatatatatatatatagggagaggctcatacgagaaccacccttattgtgagaaccttgagaaccaatgtgaacacaacaaaaaatagctaaaaaaacctaaaaaaaacctaaccccccccccaagctaaatgctaaaaactaaaacccccaaaaaaacctaaaaaaaacctaaacacacCCCCCCcccagctaaaatgctaaaaactgaacccccaaaaaacctaaaaaaataaaaaaaatctaaaaaaataaaaaaaaatctaaatttttttttaatattttttatgctcaaatcgctacttttaaatttttttttttttttgcttcgaaaagtagcgatttttatataaaaaatattaaaaaaattgtgtgatttttagctatttttaggcatttttggtgtgttcacattggttctcgcggttctcacaataagaggtggttctcgcatgatcttctcactatatatatatatatatatatatatatatatatatatatatatatatatattaataaaggaaGCTAATGAATAGtattttaaatattatatatatatatacttttattattttaatattataataatagtaagGAAAATtagtatttaataaaccaacctttaactagttggtaaataataatccaacctacaaaattggtatataataatcctacctatcaatatgttggtactcaatgaacttccgttaattttttttaactggagttagtttttaagttttatttattacacaaacagtacttgtagttgtaatttactagttttaactattttataaacctcaaatcgaggaaaaggaggattttcgagtggtttttttgtttcataaatagttaaaactagtaaattacaattacagggactgtttgtgtaataaataaaacttaaaaactaacttcagttaagaaaaaattaacggaagttcattgagtaccaacatattgataggtatgattattatataccaattctgtaggttggattattatttaccaactggttaaaggttagtttattaaataccaattttcctaatagtaattattttctttactttttaagttggaTAATAATTTTGGTGTCAACTGGTACTGGTATAAAAAAATACTGGTATGATCCGGTTCGTTaacggtacatgaaggtaaaaattgGCATCAGCCtggtacagaaaacgccaaaagtaggtaccaaattgattttgaaaatcttttagttcgggaaattcggtactgctacccggtaccatttgctcattccTAATCACAGGGTATCGTACGAACAATAACGGTATCGTAATTGATTTTATTCAACTTTTAATGActtcttttttttagtttcagaggtagggatgagctcggtgccaaccgataccgaATCGGTACTGCATCTGAAAATAATGGTTACGGTACTGGTATATAAAGGTAGAAACCtgtagcgaaccggtaccaggaacggcAAAAGTcagtaccgaattgg
It encodes:
- the LOC110925376 gene encoding pentatricopeptide repeat-containing protein At4g33990; this encodes MLRLLIGGRSLPNCKSNYFPKLIRSSRCLHTSFSPVPNYLQTSSNESGSSVRNIDVDLLFHSSTNIHIAKRVHALLIVLGKVQSLFISTRLLNLYSNLGTISLCQQTFDQIPTKDVYTWNSIISAYVRNGIPSDAVNCLYKMLTSEIKPDFYTFPPVLKACRDLNNGSRIHALILKTGLEWDVFVAASLVHMYCRFGLFDAAYQIFENMPFRDMGCWNAIISGFCQNGKGEKALEVLDEMRLEGIKMDSVTVSTILPVCAQMDDMVQGRLTHLYIVKHGLESDLFVGNAFINFYAKFGEVEHAQKFFDNLVTRDLVSWNSIIAAYEQNNNPDRALNFFYEMQMNGFKPDLLTLVSVASSIAQSRDSRTSRCVHGFILRRCWFEKDVIIGNAAVDMYAKLGDVDSARKLFDKIHLKDVVSWNTMITGYGQNGLADEAIEVYRMMVGTEYVTPNQGTWASIIPAYAHIGALKEGATTHGRVLKTGLLLDVFIGTCLIDLYGKCGKVEDTMNLFYEVPKTSSVPWNAVISCVGIHGHGETSLKLFRNMLDDGVRPDAITFISLLSACSHSGLVEQGEWCFDVMQRDYGIKPCLKHYGCFVDLLGRAGQLEKAYNFIISMPLQPDASVWGALLGACRIHGNADLGKVASDRLLEVDPDNVGYYVLLSNIYANAGKWDGVNTVRSLATSKGLKKTPGWSSIELNNKMEVFYTGNQSHPQCDQIYEELETLTAKMKILGYIPDYSFVLQDVEEDEKQHILSSHSERLAIAYGIINTPARTAIRIFKNLRVCGDCHNATKFISRITEREIIVRDSNRFHNFKDGVCSCGDYW